The genome window tatttcaattcattatTGTTTGagattttatatttattcatactTACTGGCtccaaaatatatgaatttgaGTTAGGTTGTtgttatttattactttattctttgatattttatatttatttatacttactCCCAAAATATAAGCATCTTGATTCCAActtagattgttggaaatttaaaaatatatgttgtAGGTTAGATtgttactccctccgtcccattttatctgtcttactttcctttttcgtCTGTCCCAAAATAATGTCCACTTTCCTAAAATGCAAACTACTATCTTTCTACTTTTCCTAAACTACCCCtgaatttcaatttttactCCAATATAATACTCTGTATAATTTGTTTTGGCTTGGTTTCTTCCTTTGCTGAGGGGCGccgaacaaaaagaaaaaagagaagagGAATGCAGCAGCCACCCACATCTCACTACCATATCTAACTCTCTCTCTTTGCAAGTTCAGCAACAAACCCAACAcccatcatcatctctctcataAACTCtagatttcttttctttttcttgcttTCATGGGAGGAGGAAAACATGGAGCAGCTGACCCATTTCCTCTACTGCAAAAaaatctctccctctctctctccgaTTCACGGCCTCTCCTCTCCATCCTTCTTCACCCATCAGCAAAATACGAAGATCTGCATTTTCCACTATTTATGTGTTGAAATTTTTACGAAATTAGGCGATGTAGATTTTAAATATCTTCCCATATGAGTATGACCATGTTGATCTCAAAATCATGGAAGAAAGAATTTTAGAATTCTTatatggcaaaaaaaaaaaaaaaactgaaaccAAAGAAAGAAGaaccagagagagagagaagaagaagaagtctaCGGTCAATAGTCTTCTAGTGGAGTCTTATTGAGTGGCTGGTGAGTGAGGCAAAAAAAGAGGGTTAAAAATGGAAGACAAACAACATTCACTTTACTACCTAAAATCTCGTGCAAAAAGGAATCAGGACAAGGATTACGGGACTGAGGGAGTATTTTGTTAGAAAACATGATGTAATAGGTCTATATAAATATGAGTAATGTGTTGATATTAAattgttatataatatatatgtttgatgTCAAATTATTTACAAGAAGATTCTtgcaaaaatgttaaatttgttgATAAAAAAAAGCTTAATCAAAATATGAGAAATCATaagtaaatattatattgtagtttttcataactattaaatattttacttttatttatgtGTTTTGCAATCAAACTATTTTGATTAATAGCGATGTTCTTTGTTTAAATGTTTTTCGATGCCTTAATGTTACATTGAACATATTGACACAACATTAATTTTACGTTATTAATTTATGTCACAAATCATACATATATTTTACCTACAAAAGGCAAAATTCCTCGCTCTAAAAGCCCAACACTCCAACTCAATATGATGGTGGAGGTCAAAACACATAGTTTTATACTACACAACACTCGACATCatataatagttataaaaaagaaaattatatttatgttaacGGTGCGTTTGGAaacctggaaaatgatttttggaaatcattttctgggtttaCAATGTTTGGCTAGAGGGAGAAAATAGAAGTCAACGGAAAATAGGAGTGTGGTCAATGAAAATAGCAAAGGagattttctggaaaatgacttccccttttttttggggaagtcattttccgtttgCAGCAGTGGAGCAACCAATTACCCCTCGTTGCCGCCACCGCCAACACcaccaccccacccccaccaacaccatcattgtatattttaaatatttaaaattaaaaatacttatgcaattacaacaattggtttattttctattttcaatttGTATGAACCATGATTGATTGGTTTGCTTTCCATTTTCATTTGTATCTTGGCTTAACAGTATCCCAACCAATGTAcccctttctaatctatgtAGCAAGAAacagaattattattattattattattattattattattatttaatgccaAGTGTATTGCAAGAGGAGAGAGAATTAGCTAAATGAGAAGAACACAAACCTTTAAAACAAAGGTGCAAAAGTTGCCGAAAAGGACTATCGCATCACACCTTttgatttttctatttttattatttcttttattattattttattattatatttataatataatattatgtggaCTCATTTTTTAAAGTGAAAGAGATTTGCAAGATGTAGAATAAATAGTGGAGAAAGATGGCCTTAGTGGCTTTTCAAAAGGCGATATCTTTCTATAATGATTTGGATTGCAGTGTGACTTAGGATGAGaaatatgaaatgaaattcttTGAGTGGTGTACAAACTTGTGAAGAAACATGTTGCTACCCAAAAGGTAGTTCAAGTGACAAATGAATTTTTTTGTGGGGACAATTTTAGggataatttaaatttgattacTACACGTGACAATTTTCTTTGGACAAACTGCTATGCTTCTCAGAGTGAATGGAAATTAGTCGGGTGGACCCAAACAGTAAGACAAACGTAGATAGATCAGACCCATATGACCTCAAGATTTACACCAAAAGAAACATGTTTGCTGCATTTCTGAAAATTTTGCAGGATATATTGAAAAGAGCTGAGCAGAAACTGCAAACCCACAAAAAAGTGTTTTGATATCATCCGATTCGTTCAACAAAATACACAACAGATACGTAGAGTGCCAAATAAAACAAGTTCATATACAACTACTAGCTAACTTTCAGACCAGACTGCCATGGAAACATGGCTCAACTCTGCCATGCAAAGTCATCATTCTGTACATGCTCCCAATCCGATGAAGAAGTATCATACAATGTTGAAGATCCCATACTCACTCTGTTGTTTCTATTTGTTTGTTGGACTGGATTATTTGCAACTGAGAGCTGAAACTCTTTCATGGATTCTTTTCCAGATCCATCTGCAGCATAGGAACCAACTTCACTCACACCCGGGCTTTGATGCAGTAGAGGCACAATGGTAGCGTTCAGAATCTTTTCTTCGGGTAGTTTTACATACATTGACTGACCGCTTTTTGTGTGTGAATGCATAGCATCAGCTGAATCCGGATATTGCTCCTCTCCCACATATGTTGAATGGAAGTTCCCATCCCGACCTTTCAGAATATTCAATCTTGCCATGACAGAACTCTCGGCATCATCATTGCAACGGGTAGTAGTATAGCATGAAATGGAACAATTCTCGATGCCTGCATCTGGAACAGTAGATGCTAGCGGGGAATACATATTTGCTTCTGGGGAAGATTGCAAGCTTGAAATACTATTGGCAGTAGCTGAGTTTTCTGAAACACCTGAAAAATAAAGACTAATTAGATCGACCATGACAGCAAGATACACCCGTGATATATAGACCACCTTACCTTTTGCTCCCATGGAATTTTGGATGTCCATATCACCTATATGGGGCCTACCACTCTTTATACTGGTAAAACCAGTAGGAACCACATCTGAATCTTGTTCCCCTTCCACAAATGTTGAGTTGGAATTTCCATCCCGACATTTCAAGATATTATATCTGGCCATGATAGAACCCTCAATGTCATGAATATCAGGGGTGGTGCAAGAAACAGATGAGCTCTGGACACTTGTTTTCCGCACAAAGCTTCCATCAGGTACAACTGGTACATGCTTGAACCTTGAACTCTTTTCTGCTGCAGCTACATTTTCTGAAGCATAAGAGGCATAGACACCTATCAGTGAGATACACAAACTTGATATGGACTAATGAACTGCCCTTACCATTTACCCTGGTGGAATTTTGCAACTCCATAGCAATCTTCATATGATCAAAACGAGCCTTATAACTGACGGAACACAATTTTGCTTCAGCCTCAAGCCATAGGTTCTTAAAGAGATGAGCTTGTGATTTCATTTCTCCATCAaagtgaaaattttcatttaggACCTTCACAATAGCCTGCAAGCCAGATTCACAACATTGAAATGTCctaaaaataaatgagaaacaATTCTCCATTCTATCCCAGCCACCAGAATTGATGATTGGTTCACAGCACTAGGACTTAAATCATACCTGGGCCACATTATCCTCTTCTGAAATGTTTAGAGTATTGCTCGAGGGGAAAAGTTTAAAATTCTCAGTTTTCTCACCACAGTGGTTCTTTGCTTCATGAATGTTCTGATTACCAGGCTGATCATGTAAGCATCTAGCAGCTTCATTCTTTAACTGAGGTATGCCAAAGCCAGTATCCTgaaaaaaggaataaattaGCACAATCACTaaatgtaaacaaaaaaaatgcagaAATAAAATAGGCAAGCAATccatataaataaaatcaacatCCAACAATCACAGAAAATATCAGTGACAAATTGAGACCACAGGTAAGATCATCTGTAAAAGTCCAAACCTGAGTCAATCTCATTTTGAGAGCATGCTATTATTATGAAAAGTTGAAATTCAGAAATTAGAACTAGAACTAGAACAGTACAAAATAGATGCACAAGTATATAAGTTTTTGTTAATCAAGGCACACAATGGGTTAACCAGCTCCTAATGTTATTTAAGTGCCATGACTAGAGATACAGTTCAAAAGATCCTCAACCCTTGAGACTCATTTAAAAGACATACCATATGGAAACCTTCCTCAATTTTATCCACCATGTTTTGCACAGGTAACACCTTGTCATGGGTTGCATTCATCATTCCACTCTTAGGGATACAAGCACTGAGGTTACTGATCGCATATTTTAAGGCCTGATGATCTTGCTCCCTCAGTGTACATGCATCAGTTGAACAATGAAATTGAAGCAACTCTGAGAGGTTATGTATAGCCATAACCAGTGTTTGAACATCCATTTTTGGATTTGATAACCTTCCATACGTCTGATTATGTTCAGAATCTTCCTGAGAACTTGGTGAGTGTAGAACTTTTTCTGCAGCATGAAGAGCAACGGTGCAACCTTCTGAGGCATCATTGATGTTGAGCACAGCATCAACACTATCTCCAAAACTGAGTTTCCCGGAGTTACTTAGGTCAAGAGAAATTTGAACACCTTTGCTGCTGCTAAGAGTTTGGAGATCCAGTTCAGCTTTTCCAGCATCAGATGACAGATGTTCTTTAGTAGTGTAATTTTCAATTGCAGGACTCTTAGAAGGAATTGCCATAACATTTACAGCACATTCATTCTCATTGTGCACATTGCTTTCACATAATAAATGAGAAGTGGCATTTGTAGATACATCAAGAGGAAACTGATGATTCCCTTGGGGTGGAGGTGCAGCTTCATCTTTAAAAGGAGAAGTGCGAGATGCCGGAGCTCCTTTCCAGCAAGGTGAATCAACATTTGGATTATGATGATCTAAACCATCTGAATAACTCTCAGTGTACCGAACAGCTTGGATACTATTGCTAGCCAAAGAAATATCATCCAACACTTTTGTAAAAGTAACCTGTGATCCAGAGTTTGATTCAATGGTTTGTTTAAAGGCATCATTAGCAGGGGACTGGCATGACAGGTTTTCCTTTAGAGACCATGAAACATTGCAGATGCTACGATCATCATCTTTGTACAGATTAAGTTGATTAGAGTTCAAATAAACACCTTTTTCTGTTGAATTTGCTGGCTGGAAAAGTCCTCCCTTCAAGGGATCATGGCTACCCAATCCATCAATTTGAATTGCTGCAAATTTGCCACCATCTCCAGTTTTGTGAGAACTGCCTTTTTTTATTGAGGAAATATTGCCTGCAGTTGGTGGCCTAATGACCACTGTAGTTGAGGATTTAGGTGCTGGTACATTATCACATTTGTAGGAATCAGGTGGCTGGATGCATTTTTCATAAGGATTGTAAGGTTTCTTATAGTTCCTGAAATCCTTAGACGATTCCATTGATTGGCCAACTGAATGCAATTCAGAAGATGTTGAAAACATAGAAGGGTAGAAGCCTAGCTCTTGAACAAGATATGACTTGTCTGTCACATGTCCCATCTTCAGAAATCCGTCATGTGTTTCCCTTTCAGTAAAATTCCCACAAAAAGTGCCAGAATTATCTTGATTTTTGTTTCCACAGTGAAGGGAATGAACTCCTACATGATTACAAAATCAGTAAGTTTATAGTAAAATACCTGTAAGAAGCATATATACAATAGTTATTCATGTAAGAATTCTTTCTGTAACCTACACCAATTTTTATAAAGTAAAACCAAATTCCTATAAATACTAGATATGACATCTACGGAAAATGAGCAATTGTCAGGATGAAAGCACTGGATGATTCATTCATAAGGCTAACCAAAATTCAAGATTATAAATATTGACAGTCCAAAGAGAAAGAGAATTCAAGCACAACCAAGAACCCACCTCTTGTACAAATAGTTAGAAAAAAAATGGGGCCATGGGGGAAGACCATTGCAGTCGATTTTACCTAGAAGATACTAAGCTACATCAAATAATGATATGCTAGTCAATCTCAAAAACTGTGAAACAGCCAAAGGCGCCAGAAACAGGCTAATTTGGGTACATAACTAGATAAATTGCTCAACTCCttacaaccaaacaaagtaaagGAAAACTAGATACCTTGGTTCATAGAATTTATGAAAAGATTTGAACAACCAGCAAAGGCACCAGAAATAGGGTCATTTGGGTACATAACGAGATAAATTGCTCAACTCATTACAACCAAATATAGTAAAGGAAAACTAGATACCTTGGTTCatagaattttttaaaagatttgaaCAACCAGCAGTTGCATTCTCAAGAGATAAATTTCCACTAACTTCCATCTTTTTCCCCTGCATCTGATCAGTGAGTCCATTCCAAACACCAGTTGAATGTGGTGCAGAGTATTGCAAACCGGCCAAACTCTGTGTATAATCAACTTGAGATGATACATTCCCCGGTACAACACTAGAAGTAGGCAACAAATCAGGATGAGGTTCATTTATGGCCAACAAGGGGGTATTTTCACCAACCACGGGAGATGTATAAGGAGGATAATAAGGCCTGCCTTCAGATACATATGAAAATGCATCAATCAGAGGATTAGCCTCCAGGGTTTGAGTGGACCAATAGGGACTACTGGGTTTCACAGACTGTGGAACCGAGTTTTCTTCAGCTAAAGGCACGGAAGTAGTCCTCATAGAATCAGCACCCAGTTCCGGTTTTGGTAAGAAGCCTGGGCTAGAAGCAGAGGGGTTGGCGTATTGCCAAGACTGGCTAAAGAGCAGATTATAAGACGAGTCATTTAAAGGCAAGGGCGGGTTGGAATTGGGTTTTGAATGATTGAAGCGATCAACAGTAAAGGGAGGTGCCAAAGGCGATAAATTGGACGACGATGAAGAAGATGATCCTCCactacccaaaacccccaagcCAAACATCATCTCTGACAGAACAAAACACAATTCCTCCGACTGATCGAACCCCAAATTCACATCGGAATTTCAGCTAGAAAAAAGTTAtcaataaacacaaaaaaactGAAACATTTGTTAACAAAATCatgaaatactccgtaattaactaaaatataaaattgttagATTTCATAGCATTCTAAAATAATAACCATGCCTATAATCAACAGTTAAAAAGAAGATTATGATTGAGATTAAATAGGGATTCAAAGGATTGTATGGATAAGGAAGCGTACCTACCAGTGACGAAGAGAGGTAGAGTATGAGTTTTTCTCTGTCTCTCTGACTTCCTCTCTCTatctccctctctctttctttccttcaaacttgaaggcgtAGACTTGGAAATTACAAAGCACATTCATCATCCTTTTCCTGGGTTTTGTTGAATACTTCTGAAATCACAATGTTACCCCTAAACTATGAATGATTTGCTATTTGACCCCACAACTCCACAAACAAGCCTAACTGCCAAGGCAAAAAGTACATATACGACTTACCATTTACCAATTTAAACAAACCAAGTTTAAGAATAACATCAAGCAATACAATATggaaatttttttctatataataaaataaaaaattttagaacTACTATTTGTATTGATATTGACTACCTTaggaatatttttattaaacctTTACGttgttaaaatttcaatttatacaaattgcaacaattttagtcctcgtctattattatattatcgAATATAGTTCtgctcttttaattttgtcacattatattttttactttcatttaCTTTCCACATTTAGTtcgctttttaaaaaaaaaattcatttcaccatttaataaagatatataacatataatttcGTCATTGAAGTCTCTTTCACCAACATGTCATTTCACTCACTCTCTTGTaatatcttttaatttaataatgaaatttcaaattagCCATGTTTATTAAATTGtggaataataaaatttaaaatgatgaCTAAATGTGTAAAGCAAGTGAAAGCCAAGAATTTAatgtgataaaattaaaaaaaacagtaaatatgacaatatcacaataatcaatgactaaaagtaaaatttactcttataaaaataaacattttactacctcccaaaaataataatgttttgttggttgtgtgtgtgtgtgtatatattgatTTGAATG of Ipomoea triloba cultivar NCNSP0323 chromosome 3, ASM357664v1 contains these proteins:
- the LOC116011816 gene encoding uncharacterized protein LOC116011816 isoform X1, which codes for MMFGLGVLGSGGSSSSSSSNLSPLAPPFTVDRFNHSKPNSNPPLPLNDSSYNLLFSQSWQYANPSASSPGFLPKPELGADSMRTTSVPLAEENSVPQSVKPSSPYWSTQTLEANPLIDAFSYVSEGRPYYPPYTSPVVGENTPLLAINEPHPDLLPTSSVVPGNVSSQVDYTQSLAGLQYSAPHSTGVWNGLTDQMQGKKMEVSGNLSLENATAGCSNLLKNSMNQGVHSLHCGNKNQDNSGTFCGNFTERETHDGFLKMGHVTDKSYLVQELGFYPSMFSTSSELHSVGQSMESSKDFRNYKKPYNPYEKCIQPPDSYKCDNVPAPKSSTTVVIRPPTAGNISSIKKGSSHKTGDGGKFAAIQIDGLGSHDPLKGGLFQPANSTEKGVYLNSNQLNLYKDDDRSICNVSWSLKENLSCQSPANDAFKQTIESNSGSQVTFTKVLDDISLASNSIQAVRYTESYSDGLDHHNPNVDSPCWKGAPASRTSPFKDEAAPPPQGNHQFPLDVSTNATSHLLCESNVHNENECAVNVMAIPSKSPAIENYTTKEHLSSDAGKAELDLQTLSSSKGVQISLDLSNSGKLSFGDSVDAVLNINDASEGCTVALHAAEKVLHSPSSQEDSEHNQTYGRLSNPKMDVQTLVMAIHNLSELLQFHCSTDACTLREQDHQALKYAISNLSACIPKSGMMNATHDKVLPVQNMVDKIEEGFHMDTGFGIPQLKNEAARCLHDQPGNQNIHEAKNHCGEKTENFKLFPSSNTLNISEEDNVAQAIVKVLNENFHFDGEMKSQAHLFKNLWLEAEAKLCSVSYKARFDHMKIAMELQNSTRVNENVAAAEKSSRFKHVPVVPDGSFVRKTSVQSSSVSCTTPDIHDIEGSIMARYNILKCRDGNSNSTFVEGEQDSDVVPTGFTSIKSGRPHIGDMDIQNSMGAKGVSENSATANSISSLQSSPEANMYSPLASTVPDAGIENCSISCYTTTRCNDDAESSVMARLNILKGRDGNFHSTYVGEEQYPDSADAMHSHTKSGQSMYVKLPEEKILNATIVPLLHQSPGVSEVGSYAADGSGKESMKEFQLSVANNPVQQTNRNNRVSMGSSTLYDTSSSDWEHVQNDDFAWQS
- the LOC116011816 gene encoding uncharacterized protein LOC116011816 isoform X2, with translation MNQGVHSLHCGNKNQDNSGTFCGNFTERETHDGFLKMGHVTDKSYLVQELGFYPSMFSTSSELHSVGQSMESSKDFRNYKKPYNPYEKCIQPPDSYKCDNVPAPKSSTTVVIRPPTAGNISSIKKGSSHKTGDGGKFAAIQIDGLGSHDPLKGGLFQPANSTEKGVYLNSNQLNLYKDDDRSICNVSWSLKENLSCQSPANDAFKQTIESNSGSQVTFTKVLDDISLASNSIQAVRYTESYSDGLDHHNPNVDSPCWKGAPASRTSPFKDEAAPPPQGNHQFPLDVSTNATSHLLCESNVHNENECAVNVMAIPSKSPAIENYTTKEHLSSDAGKAELDLQTLSSSKGVQISLDLSNSGKLSFGDSVDAVLNINDASEGCTVALHAAEKVLHSPSSQEDSEHNQTYGRLSNPKMDVQTLVMAIHNLSELLQFHCSTDACTLREQDHQALKYAISNLSACIPKSGMMNATHDKVLPVQNMVDKIEEGFHMDTGFGIPQLKNEAARCLHDQPGNQNIHEAKNHCGEKTENFKLFPSSNTLNISEEDNVAQAIVKVLNENFHFDGEMKSQAHLFKNLWLEAEAKLCSVSYKARFDHMKIAMELQNSTRVNENVAAAEKSSRFKHVPVVPDGSFVRKTSVQSSSVSCTTPDIHDIEGSIMARYNILKCRDGNSNSTFVEGEQDSDVVPTGFTSIKSGRPHIGDMDIQNSMGAKGVSENSATANSISSLQSSPEANMYSPLASTVPDAGIENCSISCYTTTRCNDDAESSVMARLNILKGRDGNFHSTYVGEEQYPDSADAMHSHTKSGQSMYVKLPEEKILNATIVPLLHQSPGVSEVGSYAADGSGKESMKEFQLSVANNPVQQTNRNNRVSMGSSTLYDTSSSDWEHVQNDDFAWQS